Genomic window (Pseudothauera hydrothermalis):
CATCATTGGCCAACAGGCCACGCAAAAACGCCGTGGCCCCGGCGCCGGAAAGATCCAGGGCGAGCATGTGCGAGACATCGAACATGCCTGCATCGCGCCGCACGGCGTGGTGTTCTTCGATTTGCGAGCCGTAATTGACCGGCATCTCCCAGCCGGCAAAATCCACCATGCGCGCGCCGGCGGCAAGATGGGCGGGATACAGCGCGGTGCGCCGGGCGGGGGACGTGGGGGCGTGATCCATGGGCGGACTCCGGAAAGTGGACGAAAAAACGGGGCGAAGCCGACCCCCTTGGTCTGCGTCGCCCCATCTGTCCCTTGTACCTGAGAGATTCCAGCGTAAAGCGCCGGGTGCCCCTTCGGTGGATGCGCCGGCGCGGTCGGCGCCCGCATCGCTCTCCAGACTTGAAATGCCGTGCGCGGTCCTTTTGCCTGAGCGGTTCCGGGGGGTTACGCCTTCGGCGACTCGACAGGGAGTACTCTCCCGCGCGACCGGCGGACGATAGCATTGCAAGCCCCAGCGCGGCAAGACAATCGATGTGTGTTCGCGCAGCCGCTGTCCTTTCATGAACGCTCGTGTCCGCTTCTCACTATCGGTTGGCGCGATGATCGGTAGTACCATGCGCACTTTGCATCATGCCGTGTTCTGGTTTGACCGATGAAAATGCGAGCAGCAAGCGAACTGTCAGCCAGGTTCTTGCCTGCGCTTGCCTGGATACTGGCGCTTTTGCTGGCGGGGGCGGTCGTTGCCGAAGTGGTGGTTCGCTACCTTAGTCCTGCGCCTGTTGCCGCGCTGCCCGAGCGTCTGAGCGATCCGCGCATCGCCGCGCAAAAACTTGCCGACGCGCAGCCCTTCGGTGGGCAGCGTGGCAGCGCGGCGCCACAGGCTCAGGCCGCCGATGAGCTGTCGGGCTTGGCGCTGGTCGGAGTGGCCACCGGCTTTGCGAATGGGCCGGCTTTTGCGCTGATCGCGCAACGCGGTGAGCCGGCCAAGGCATTTTTGGTGGGCGACCGTCTGCCGTCCGGTATGGAGGTGCTCGCCATCCATGCCGATTGGGTCGAGTTGGGGCGCGCAGGGATCAATGAGCGTTTGACGCTGAAAAAAAACGCGACTGACGCGCCTGTCAGCGCGGGGTCACAATCGGCGGGGCATACTGCCGCTGTTTCGGCAAGTTCGAGATAAGGTGCGAATGAAGTTTGCAATGTGGTTGAGGCGCGTCGCGCTGTGCGGTGCCTGCGTGCTGGCCCTGCCGGTCATGGCGGAGCAGGAAAATGAGGTTTCGCTCAATTTCGTCAATGCCGACATCCATGCGGTGATCGAGGCGGTGGGCCGAATCACCGGGACTAATTTCCTGGTCGACCCGCGGGTGAAGGGGACACTGAATATCGTCACCAATACGCCGGTCAGCCGTGAGCTGTCCTACCAGATTCTGCTGTCGGCTTTGCGAATGCAGGGTATCGCGGCGGTCGAAGGAGAGGGCGTGGTCAAAATCGTTCCGGAGGCGGAGGCCAAACTGCACGGCGGGCCGGTTGGCGCCGGACGTAAAGTGGGGGGCGGCGACAGGCTGGTCACCCAGGTATTCCCGATGCAGCATGAGTCGGCTGCGCAAATGCTTGCGGTGGTGCGCCCGTTGGTGTCGCCCAACAATACGGTGACCGCCTTTCCCGCCAACAATGTGCTGGTGGTCACCGATTACGCGGAAAACATCAACCGTATCGCACGCATCATCGAGTCGGTCGATGTGCCGCAAGGCGATGTGGCAGTCATCGAGCTCAAGCATGCCATCGCTGTCGATCTGGCGAGCACCATTGGTAAGTTGCTCAACGCCGAAAACACCGCAGTGGCGCCAGGTGCCCCGGATGCTGCGCTGCGGGTGCAGATTCTGCCCGAACCGCGCACCAACAGCCTGTTGGTGAAATCGGACAACCCGGCGCGGCTGCGGGCCGTGCGGCAGTTGGTCGCCTCGCTGGACAAGCCCGGCGCGGGGGGCAATATTCATGTGGTGTATTTGCGCAACGCCGAAGCGAGCAAGGTCGCCGAAACCTTGAACGGGGCGCTGGCGAGCGAGATGTCGATGGCTGCGGGCAATCTGCGCGGTGCCAAACCCACGCTCGGCAGCGCGACACAAGCCGCAGCGACTGGCTCGTCCTCGGCCAATGCGTCTGCGGTATCGAATCTGTCCGCAAGCGAAACGCCCAGCCTGGGGGGCGGTGGCATCGTGCAGGCCGATCCGGTCAATAACGCGCTGATCATCGTGGCGCCGGATGCGGTCTATCGGAATCTGCGGCATGTCATCGACAAACTCGACCGGCGCAGGGCGCAGGTCCATATCGAAGCCTTGATTGCCGAAGTATCGTCCGACCGTGCAGCGGAGTTCGGTATTCAGTGGCAAAACGCCAGTTTGCCGGTCTCCGGCTCGGGTGTGTTCGGGGGCACCAATTTCGGCGGCGCAGGGCAAAACCTGATCGGCGCGATGGGCGATATCACCAGCGTGGGCAAAGGGTTCAACCTGCTCTACGGCAAGGGTACGGTCAAAGTGCCGATCAACGGTGAACTGGTGGAAGTGTTCAGCCTGGGCGTGCTGGCGCGTTTTCTGGAATCGGATAGTCGCACCAATATTTTGTCCACGCCTAATATCGTGACCTTGGACAATGAGGAAGCCAAGATTGTCGTGGGGCGCAATTTGCCTTTCGTGACCGGTCAATACACCAATACCGGCGGCGGTACCACGCCGGCCAATCCGTTTCAGACCATCGAGCGGCGCGATGTGGGGTTGACGCTGGAAGTGCGTCCGCAAATCTCCGAAGGCGGAACGATCAAGCTCGAGATTTATCAAGAGGCTTCGTCGGTGCTGCCCACAGTCGATGCAACCAACGGACCGACCACCAACAAGCGGTCGATCAAATCCACCGTGCTGGTCGATGATGGCGCGATCATCGCTCTTGGCGGGCTGATGGAAGACAGCATGAGCGCAGGCGAGGAAAAAGTGCCGTTATTGGGGGATATTCCAGTGGCCGGCGAGCTGTTCAAATACACTTCGCGCAAGCGGGCCAAGACCAATCTGGTGGTGTTTCTGCGGCCCAAGATCATCCGGGATCAGGATGATTACGCCGAACTGTCGCGTTCGCGCTACGACTATGTGATTGGCCAGCAGCGGGAGGTTTCCGCACCGGTGCGCATGCTTAGAAACGAACCCGCCGCGCCTGAGCTACCACCGGCTCAGCCGGTCTCCGCGCTCGGTGAACATGCGCCGGCTGGCCAGCCGGAGTCGGTGGCCTTGCAGTCTCCCGCGCCGGTGCGTGAGATCGATTTGGTCAACCAGGTTGGCCGAGCCGTCCAATGAGTGCTGCGTTTTCCCTACCTTACGCCTTTGCCCGCAGTCATGGCGTGCTGGTGACCGGCATCGGCGACGAGGGGGCCGAGCTTCTGCTGCGTGAGGATGCTTCTGCCGATGCCATTGCCGAGGTCAGGCGCCAGCTCGGCTGCGCAATCCGTTTGCAACGCGCGCCGCGCGAGCAGTTCGACGCCCGTCTGGCAGAGCTCTACAGCGGGGGAGAGGGCACCGCGGCCGAAGTGATCGCCGATGCCGGGCAGGATATGGACCTCTCCCGCCTGATGACCGATATGCCGGCGGTCGAGGATTTGCTGGAAACCCAGGATGAGGCGCCCATCATCCGCATGATCAACGCCTTATTCACCCAGGCGTTGCGCGAAGGCGCATCCGACATCCATATCGAGCCGTATGAGCGTCACTCTCTGGTGCGCTTTCGTCGCGACGGGATACTTCGGGACGTCGTTCAGCCGCACCGCGGACTGCATGCCGCGATGGTGTCGCGCATCAAAATCATGGCCCAGCTCGATATCGCCGAGAAGCGTCTGCCGCAGGACGGCCGCATTGGCTTGCGGATTGCCGGCAGACAGGTCGATGTGCGGGTTTCGACGCTGCCGACCACCCACGGAGAGCGTCTGGTGTTGCGTCTGCTCGACAAGGCGGGCGGAGTGCTCGGGCTCAACGCCATTGGCATGTCCGAAGACACCCGGCAACGTTTCACCCAATTGCTGCGGCAGCCCCACGGCATCATTCTGGTGACCGGTCCAACCGGTTCGGGCAAAAGTACGACGCTGTACGCTGCGCTCCGGGATATGGATGTCGCGCATCTGAACATTGTCACCGTCGAAGACCCGGTGGAGTACGACCTAGCCGGGGTCGGTCAGATCCAGGTCAATGCGCAAATCGGTCTGAGTTTCGCCAGAGCCTTGCGTGCCATTCTGCGTCAGGATCCGGATGTGATCATGATCGGTGAAATCCGCGACCTGGAAACCGCGCAGATTGCGGTGCAGGCCAGTCTGACCGGCCATCTGGTGTTGGCCACCTTGCACACCAACGATGCCGCATCGGCGGTGACCCGTTTGGTCGATATGGGCGTGGAACCGTTTTTGCTGGCATCCACGCTGCGTGGCGTGCTGGCGCAACGGCTGTTGCGCTGCCTGTGTGTGCATTGCCGCAGCGCCCGGCCCGCAACCGCGGCCGAGCGTGAGTGTGTGGCTATGGATCTGGACACGCTGTGGGCGCCGGTGGGCTGTGCCGTCTGCAGCGGCACCGGCTACCACGGCCGCAGCGGTATCTATGAGCTGATGATCCCGGATGAAACCCTGGTCAAGCTGATTCATGACGGTGCCGATGAACATCGCTTGCGCGCCCATGCGCGGCACAGC
Coding sequences:
- a CDS encoding type II secretion system protein N; amino-acid sequence: MKMRAASELSARFLPALAWILALLLAGAVVAEVVVRYLSPAPVAALPERLSDPRIAAQKLADAQPFGGQRGSAAPQAQAADELSGLALVGVATGFANGPAFALIAQRGEPAKAFLVGDRLPSGMEVLAIHADWVELGRAGINERLTLKKNATDAPVSAGSQSAGHTAAVSASSR
- the gspD gene encoding type II secretion system secretin GspD, whose product is MKFAMWLRRVALCGACVLALPVMAEQENEVSLNFVNADIHAVIEAVGRITGTNFLVDPRVKGTLNIVTNTPVSRELSYQILLSALRMQGIAAVEGEGVVKIVPEAEAKLHGGPVGAGRKVGGGDRLVTQVFPMQHESAAQMLAVVRPLVSPNNTVTAFPANNVLVVTDYAENINRIARIIESVDVPQGDVAVIELKHAIAVDLASTIGKLLNAENTAVAPGAPDAALRVQILPEPRTNSLLVKSDNPARLRAVRQLVASLDKPGAGGNIHVVYLRNAEASKVAETLNGALASEMSMAAGNLRGAKPTLGSATQAAATGSSSANASAVSNLSASETPSLGGGGIVQADPVNNALIIVAPDAVYRNLRHVIDKLDRRRAQVHIEALIAEVSSDRAAEFGIQWQNASLPVSGSGVFGGTNFGGAGQNLIGAMGDITSVGKGFNLLYGKGTVKVPINGELVEVFSLGVLARFLESDSRTNILSTPNIVTLDNEEAKIVVGRNLPFVTGQYTNTGGGTTPANPFQTIERRDVGLTLEVRPQISEGGTIKLEIYQEASSVLPTVDATNGPTTNKRSIKSTVLVDDGAIIALGGLMEDSMSAGEEKVPLLGDIPVAGELFKYTSRKRAKTNLVVFLRPKIIRDQDDYAELSRSRYDYVIGQQREVSAPVRMLRNEPAAPELPPAQPVSALGEHAPAGQPESVALQSPAPVREIDLVNQVGRAVQ
- the gspE gene encoding type II secretion system ATPase GspE, with the protein product MSAAFSLPYAFARSHGVLVTGIGDEGAELLLREDASADAIAEVRRQLGCAIRLQRAPREQFDARLAELYSGGEGTAAEVIADAGQDMDLSRLMTDMPAVEDLLETQDEAPIIRMINALFTQALREGASDIHIEPYERHSLVRFRRDGILRDVVQPHRGLHAAMVSRIKIMAQLDIAEKRLPQDGRIGLRIAGRQVDVRVSTLPTTHGERLVLRLLDKAGGVLGLNAIGMSEDTRQRFTQLLRQPHGIILVTGPTGSGKSTTLYAALRDMDVAHLNIVTVEDPVEYDLAGVGQIQVNAQIGLSFARALRAILRQDPDVIMIGEIRDLETAQIAVQASLTGHLVLATLHTNDAASAVTRLVDMGVEPFLLASTLRGVLAQRLLRCLCVHCRSARPATAAERECVAMDLDTLWAPVGCAVCSGTGYHGRSGIYELMIPDETLVKLIHDGADEHRLRAHARHSGTPSLRQDGLRYLRDGRSALEELLRVTRD